In the genome of Pongo pygmaeus isolate AG05252 chromosome 9, NHGRI_mPonPyg2-v2.0_pri, whole genome shotgun sequence, one region contains:
- the LOC129007676 gene encoding LOW QUALITY PROTEIN: uncharacterized protein NDUFV1-DT-like (The sequence of the model RefSeq protein was modified relative to this genomic sequence to represent the inferred CDS: deleted 1 base in 1 codon; substituted 1 base at 1 genomic stop codon) translates to MTQLPELGLRSPNNKXSPTGPHPLEHLLARLVKQRRRSTPTSSPRSLLCSVSGPGSHLLSTHPILCHSVYQPPQPASRPQAKRYQGLLPVLLAPHPLCLSGQLYLPNIPCTVIDGCGPVISHLKLTMYPWGLPPSYLGSSSPFSANMEQWDYYKSQTRFAPFLPESFCGSPLPSEQSSRPFGLALKVLCAATCQPPQFQLFWFCPYKLDLHQRICLPPSLALLLLGALWTSPPPGSFLQPPYNCPYKLYKTN, encoded by the exons ATGACACAACTGCCAGAACTCGGCCTGAGGTCTCCTAATAACAAATAATCCCCCACTGGTCCCCACCCACTGGAGCACCTACTTGCCAGGCTCGTCAAGCAAAGAAGGAGATCCACTCCAACGTCATCTCCCAGGAGCCTTCTCTGCAGCGTCTCAGGTCCTGGCTCTCACCTCCTCAGCACCCATCCCATCCTGTGTCACTCTGTGTATCAACCTCCCCAGCCAGCCTCCAGGCCACAAGCCAAGAGGTATCAAGGGCTCCTCCCTGTCCTACTGGCCCCACATCCACTGTGTCTATCTGGTCAACTTTACCTTCCAAACATTCCCTGCACTGTGATAGATGGCTGTGGCCCTGTCATCTCTCACCTGAAATTAACAATGTATCCTTGGGGCCTCCCACCCTCATATCTTGGCTCCTCCAGTCCCTTCTCTGCAAACATGGAACAGTGGGATTATTATAAATCTCAGACCCGTTTTGCCCCTTTCCTGCCTGAGAGTTTTTGTGGTTCCCCACTGCCCTCAGAACAAAGCTCAAGACCCTTTGGCCTGGCACTCAAGGTCCTTTGTGCTGCCACCTGTCAACCTCCCCAGTTCCAGCTCTTTTGGTTTTGCCCATACAAGCTGGATCTGCACCAGAGGATCTGTCTTCCTCCCAGCTTGGCC TTACTCCTCCTAGGAGCCCTTTGGACGTCACCTCCCCCAGGAAGCTTTCTGCAACCACCCTACAACTGTccctataaactttataaaacCAATTAG